In one window of Toxotes jaculatrix isolate fToxJac2 chromosome 10, fToxJac2.pri, whole genome shotgun sequence DNA:
- the npm1b gene encoding nucleophosmin 1b isoform X1, producing MEDDISDLSRPQMYLFGCTLKSDKREFKVDVDDDDTEQQLSLKAVCLGADAEDKFHMVEVEGLTYDGKTTKVPLVVLKPSILPSMSLGGFEITPPVTFRLQSGSGPVHITGQHFVSVKDSEDEEEENNSSPVKRPAGLSGKKPPLKKLKMDSDDDDEEDSDDDDDDDDEDDDSDENIGKPQKNAGKELQKSSESSAKKPNKTPVKQNSPAGKPSGSAIKPQIKTPAPGKDKLQAGPSKSPSLTEIKSKLSTAAKEGKPLPKTEQKFENFVRSSFKISDKKVVKDLWSFVQTLKIEKK from the exons ATGGAGGACGATATCTCAGATTTGAGCAGACCACAAATGTACTTGTTTG GTTGCACCCTCAAATCGGACAAACGGGAGTTCAAAGTTGACGTAGACGACGATGATACGGAGCAACAGCTGTCACTCAAAGCA GTGTGTCTGGGAGCTGACGCTGAGGATAAGTTCCATATGGTGGAAGTCGAGGGCCTCACTTACGATGGAAAAACGACCAAAGTGCCACTTGTCGTACTGAAGCCGTCCATCCTGCCATCT ATGAGTTTAGGTGGATTTGAGATCACTCCTCCAGTTACCTTCCGTCTCCAGTCTGGCTCTGGACCAGTTCACATCACCGGGCAGCACTTTGTTA GTGTGAAGGAttcagaggatgaagaagaggagaacaACTCATCGCCGGTGAAACGACCTGCAGGCCTGTCAGGGAAGAAGCCACCATTG AAAAAACTAAAGATGGATTCTGACGACGATGATGAAGAAGAcagtgatgacgatgatgatga tgatgatgaagatgacgaCAGTGATGAAAACATTGGGAAGCCTCAGAAAAACGCTGGAAAAGAGCTCCAAAAA agctcagagtcTTCAGCAAAGAAGCCCAACAAGACTCCGGTGAAACAAAACAGCCCAGCAGGAAAACCATCAGGATCAGCTATCAAACCACAGATTAAG ACACCTGCCCCAGGAAAAGACAAACTCCAGGCCGGCCCGTCTAAATCTCCCTCTCTGACCGAGATTAAGTCCAAGCTGTCGACAGCAGCCAAGGAG GGAAAACCCCTGCCGAAGACAGAGCAGAAGTTTGAGAATTTCGTGCGGAGTTCGTTTAAAATATCAGACAAAAAA GTGGTCAAGGACCTCTGGAGTTTTGTACAAACACTGAAGATTGAGAAGAAGTAA
- the npm1b gene encoding nucleophosmin 1b isoform X2: MEDDISDLSRPQMYLFGCTLKSDKREFKVDVDDDDTEQQLSLKAVCLGADAEDKFHMVEVEGLTYDGKTTKVPLVVLKPSILPSMSLGGFEITPPVTFRLQSGSGPVHITGQHFVSVKDSEDEEEENNSSPVKRPAGLSGKKPPLKKLKMDSDDDDEEDSDDDDDDDDEDDDSDENIGKPQKNAGKELQKSSESSAKKPNKTPVKQNSPAGKPSGSAIKPQIKTPAPGKDKLQAGPSKSPSLTEIKSKLSTAAKEGKPLPKTEQKFENFVRSSFKISDKKVSGQGPLEFCTNTED, translated from the exons ATGGAGGACGATATCTCAGATTTGAGCAGACCACAAATGTACTTGTTTG GTTGCACCCTCAAATCGGACAAACGGGAGTTCAAAGTTGACGTAGACGACGATGATACGGAGCAACAGCTGTCACTCAAAGCA GTGTGTCTGGGAGCTGACGCTGAGGATAAGTTCCATATGGTGGAAGTCGAGGGCCTCACTTACGATGGAAAAACGACCAAAGTGCCACTTGTCGTACTGAAGCCGTCCATCCTGCCATCT ATGAGTTTAGGTGGATTTGAGATCACTCCTCCAGTTACCTTCCGTCTCCAGTCTGGCTCTGGACCAGTTCACATCACCGGGCAGCACTTTGTTA GTGTGAAGGAttcagaggatgaagaagaggagaacaACTCATCGCCGGTGAAACGACCTGCAGGCCTGTCAGGGAAGAAGCCACCATTG AAAAAACTAAAGATGGATTCTGACGACGATGATGAAGAAGAcagtgatgacgatgatgatga tgatgatgaagatgacgaCAGTGATGAAAACATTGGGAAGCCTCAGAAAAACGCTGGAAAAGAGCTCCAAAAA agctcagagtcTTCAGCAAAGAAGCCCAACAAGACTCCGGTGAAACAAAACAGCCCAGCAGGAAAACCATCAGGATCAGCTATCAAACCACAGATTAAG ACACCTGCCCCAGGAAAAGACAAACTCCAGGCCGGCCCGTCTAAATCTCCCTCTCTGACCGAGATTAAGTCCAAGCTGTCGACAGCAGCCAAGGAG GGAAAACCCCTGCCGAAGACAGAGCAGAAGTTTGAGAATTTCGTGCGGAGTTCGTTTAAAATATCAGACAAAAAAGTAA GTGGTCAAGGACCTCTGGAGTTTTGTACAAACACTGAAGATTGA